The following is a genomic window from Halichoerus grypus chromosome 5, mHalGry1.hap1.1, whole genome shotgun sequence.
TGAGCTGGCGGTACACCTGGGGCAGGGTGGGTAGAGGCGGAAGCTCTCCTTGATGCACATGGTCAAGTAGGTCATCTTCCCCAGATCATCCCTGCCAGCAATACAACCAGACCTTTCTGGGGATGTGGAGCAAGGGGCTTCCACGGGAAGGCAGGCTCCAGCCCCACTTTCCCCTCTTAACCACCATCACACATCCAATAGTGAGAAGGACACAAGTGCTCCAAGTGCCCAGACCAGATTGGACATGGGGTAGCCACTCCAACCCAGAGGTTCTGgctccagttttcctttttttttttctttttttctggctccATTTTTCTCCACCTCTCCCTCATCTTCGCTGCTAGGAAGGGAAGACATAGGACCCTAGAGCTGTATGTGCACCCAGCCATCAAGACAAAGTCACTCCTGTGTCTCTTAAGGCCCCACAGAATACCACAAGGAATAATTCTTTAGGTTCCATTTGGTCTCCCCTGTGGAACTGAGGTAGAAAAAAACAGGGGCTGATACACATTGGTTCAATGAACTAATAAGTGCATAAACAACAACAAGCtcaggtaaaaaacaaaaattatgtttcttttttcccctttgccacCAGGAAGCTCAGTCCCAAATGTGGTCCAATCATGACTATTGAGCAGCACTTTATTACAGAGCCCCAAACCCTAGGGCTTTTCCACctggtcttcatttttttttttttttttttagatatacttGACTTTATTAAAACTGGGAACTTgtattcatcaaaagacaccttagagggatgcctgggtggctcagttggttaagcatctgccttcggttcacgtcgtgatcccaggatcgagccccacattaggctccctgctcagcagggagtctgcttccccctctccctctgcctctcctgcgccttgtgctctctctttctctctctcactcgctcagttctctcaaaaataaataaataaaatcttcaaaaataaaaaaaagacaccttAGAGGAGATGAAATGGCAGGTTACAAATTGGGAGAAGAGATTTTCAATTAGCattaacaaacaaaatattatataccaggactcattctttcctttgtgttttacTGTAGTATTGAGTAAGTGTCCTTGAAGTTGCTTCAAGTTCTAgatgaaatgaagtgaaaataacatagataaatattttaacaccCCGCCTCCCGGCGGTGTTCCTCTTGTTACCTAATCTGGAAtgctcatttctctcttcctttgcttaTCTGAGTTTCACCCCTCCTTGGAAAGCCAGCTCAAGCTCCACCCCTTCTGAGTCCTCTGCTCTCAACACAGGGCTTCTCAGTATTACTccattctgtgttttttttctagatttttggtTAGTGAGTTTGTCTTTCTAAAAACATCCCAAGGGCAGGCAGCACCTtagctccttctcctcctctccccacacacgACCCCAGAAGCACTGGCAGTTGGCTGGACACACTGCGAGGTTTCCAACATCTGGCCAATAAAGATGGGTGGTGgaatcaaaataccatccacttttttcaaagaaatggaacaaataatcctaaaatttgtatggaaccagaaaagaccccgcatagccagaggaatgttgaaaaagaaaagcaaagctggcggcatcacaattccggacttccagctctactacaaagctgtcatcatcaagacagtatggtactggcacaaaaacaggcacatagatcaatggaacagaatagagagcccagaaatggaccctcaactctatggtcaactaatctttgacaaagcaggaaagaatgtccaatggaaaaaagacagtctcttcaacaaatggtgttgggaaaattggacagccacatgcagaagaatgaaactcgaccatttccttacaccacacacaaaaatagactccaaatggttgaaagacctcaatgtgagacaggagtccatcaaaatcctaaaggagaacacaggcagcaacctcttcgacctcagccgcagcaacttcttcctagaaacattgccaaaggcaagggaagcaagggcaaaaatgaactattgggacttcatcaagataaaaagcttttgcaaagcaaaggaaacagtcaacaaaaccaaaagacaactgacagaatgggagaagatatttgcaaatgacatatcagataaagggctagtatccaaaatctataaagaactcatcaaactcaacaccaaaagaacaaagaatccaatcaagaaatgggcagaagacatgaacagacatttttccaaagaagacatccaaatggccaacagacacatgaaaaagtgttcaatatcgctcggcatcagggaaatccaaatcaaaacctcaatgagataccacctcacaccagtcagaatggctaaaattaacaagtcaggaaatgacagatgttggcggggatgcggagaaaggggaaccctcctacactgttggtgggaatgcaagctggtgcagccactctggaaaacagtatggaggttcctcaaaacgttgaaaatagagctaccatatgatccagcaattgcactactgggtatttaccccaaagatacaaaagtagggatccgaaaggttacgtgcaccccgatgtttatagcagcaatgtccacaatagccaaactgtggaaagagccaagatgtccatcgacagatgaatggataaagaagaagtggtatatatatacaatggaatattatgcagccatcaaaaggaatgagatcttgccaattgcaatgacgtggatggaactggagggtattatgctgagcgaaataagtcaaacagagaaagacatgtatcatatgacctcactgatatgaggaattcttaatctcaggaaacaaaccgagggttgctggaggggggggtggggtgggagggatggggtgactaggtgatggacactggggagggtatgtgctctggtaagcactgtgaattgtgcaagactgttgaatctcagatctgtacctctgaaacaaataatgcaatatatgttaagaaagaaaaaaagaagaagaagaatataggaggggaagaatgaagggggggaaatcggagggggagaagaaccatgagagacgatggaccctgaaaaacaaactgagggttctagaggggaggggggtgggaggatgggttagcctggtgatgggtattgaggagggcacgttctgcatggagcactgggtgttatgcacaaacaatgaatcatggaacactatatctaaaactaatgatgtaatgtatggggattaacataacaataaaaaaattaaaaaaaaaaaaagatgggtggTGGAGACATCAGATCTCAGATCCTGAAATTAAAGGTCAGTCTCCCTTAGGTGAATCCAAAATCTCTCGCATCAACTGAGCATTTTCTGTGCTGTGTTGTGTACCTAACCCTATGCTGGAGGGTAACacaggagccagagagagaggtcAGGTGCGTGACGGGAGGCCAAGGCCTGAGGGGAGGAGGTAGGGAAAGAAGGGCCCGCGGGAGAGTCCCAGAGATCAAGCACGCTCCCGAGAGATCAGCATCAGTAGGTGTCATGTCAATGAGTTCAAGTTTGAACCAAGAAACAGAGAACAATCGAAAGATTTTAAGTGATGGAGTTTGGAAAACAGCCTTTTCTTCTTCACCAGAGGAGTCTAGATGCGGCACAGGGCCATCCATAGGCAGGTGGGACAGGGGGTAGGGGTAGGGTCAGCTCCCCAGGTATCCcagctatattctttttttttttttaagatgttatttatttatttgacagagagagagatagtgagagcaggaacacaagcagggggagtgggagagggaaaagcaggcttcctgcggagcagggagcccgatgtggggctcgatcccaggaccctgggatcatgacctgagccgaaggcagacgcctaacgactgagccacacaggcgcccctcccagCTATATTCTTGCCCaattccctcctctctctctctctcccactgcccactGTTCCATCTAGCAACCCAGAAGGGCAGTCAGGTTCTACCAGCAGAggaagtcaacacacaaaaaggTCACAGATCACTTGGGCAGAGGGATCAGGGAAGGTTTCCTGGAGTAGGAGGCATCCAAGCTGTGCCTGGGAGGACAGACAGGAATCTGGGGGAGTCGCCCGGATTCCTATCTATGAGGTGTCAACAGGAGGCTGACACCTGAAAAGGGCTCCACTGTGGGAGAATGGGCTCAGGGGTGTATCCACAGAGGTCCCTCCAAAAGCCACAGCACTGGAGGGAACCAGACAACTGCCACCACCCTCACCTGGTTTCCAGGATGGCCCTGCATCACCCGAAGATGACACCGGGGAGCATAGGCACAGTGCATCCCTGGGACAGGGAAGAAGGACAGACTGGGCTTACCAGCAGCCTCGCTCACCGCTGGAAGGAATCCCGGTCCCCAAGGATCTCGCAGACCTCCTCCCAACAACGATGCTGGTGCTCGGGGTGCAGGGCCATGCAGTAGAGAAGCCAGCAGATGCCACTGGTGGTGGTGTCACATGAATGTGTCCACCTCAGCCCGGAGATCTGTGTCTGACAACTTGATCCCATTTTCATCCTGGGTTAGGGAAGGCATGATGGGACAGCCCAAGGCATTTGAGATAGGTACCAAGAAGACCTCATAACATGAACGTccaaaggagggaaggaaagctCCTTTTCAGGCTGGGGTTTGAGACCTTCCCCAGATTCCTATCTGTCCTCCCAGGCACAGCTTGGATGCCTCCTACTGCAGGAACCCTTCCCTGATCCCTCTGCCCAAGCGACCTGTGACCTTACCCAGCCCTAACTGTCAGTTCTGCTCAGAATGCCACCTGGCAGAGGTGAGGTCTTTATCAAAGTCTACCTCCTGTCTCCTCCACTAGATTATAAATATCTGGACGGCAAAGCCAGGTCTTTCTCATCTTCTGCATGGGAACTAACACAGGATAGGGGTTAGTGAGTTTGGAGAGTggatgaataaaggaatgaatgaatgaatgaatgaatgacatctAAGATTCTAAGATTCTTCAGTCTTAGAAGTCTAGAattggtgggcacctgggtggctcagtcggttgatttgggctcgggtcatgatctcagggtggtgagatggaacCTGCATCCCGCTCTgtgctgggcgtagagcctgcttaggattctttctctccctctccctctgcccctcccccacccaccctcctctccctctctaagaaaaagaaaaacagaagtctAGAATTGGTCTTTAGGACTTCTAGCATGTGACCTGGCCTCCCACATCTTGCCCCAGTGCCACAGCCAGCCACAACCTGCACCTTGCCATCTCTGAGCCTTTGTTGATGTGCTTTGTCAAAGACAAGGGGCAGGTCCTATTTGCtgggggaaaaggagggaaatgcTTAACAGCCCCTGCTGCTGTCCAGTGAGCCCTGTCCCAGGAAAATGGTCTGAAGAACCTTCTGGGACAAGTTCTCAGGTGGGGGTGGCCAACTGTGTCCTCACTCACCTGAGCCCCCAGAAGAATGTCCAGGAAGTCCAGGTGTCTCCGGCTCTGGATCTTCTGCTGCTCTTTCTCATCCTGCAGGGCTGCCTTTCATTCCTTGATGACCTGGTCTGGGCCAGGAGCACAGAGTGTCATTGCCTGGGGACCCATCCTCTACCCAAAGGGGGACAGAGATCCTGCAATGGCAGAGGTCCCAGAGGGGCCTGAAGGGACTAGACTGGACCCTGGGCTTCCTGTGGGTGGGCCCTGCGGGAAAGGCCCACCTGTGTGGTCATGGGCTGCCTGGCAGGCCCGCAGGAAACAGCGACCATGTGGGGTGAACCAGTAGATGAAGTCGTTCTGGTACTGGGAGGACTCAATGCGCTGCTGCATAAGCAGAGTGAGGTCACTGACGGCCGAGTAGTATCTACTGTCCCTACACAGCagaaaagcagggaggagggctcaGACCCTGACCCACAGCAGAGCCTGGGGCTCTCCTCAACCACAGtgcttcctgccctccctctccctgccattaAGCCTCCCCACTAAAGGCAGAATTTGTCTCCCCACCATGGGCAAggcccagctccccccaccccccgcccaagCTGGGGCTCCCTAGGGCAGGACCCCATATCCTCTCAGACCAGGGCCCTGGAGTCCTGcccactctcctctgagctggCCTGGGTAGAGACGGTGGTCAGCCCCGAGCACCCCCTGACCTGTGGCCCGGACCGCTGTCTCCTTTGCCAAAGGTGCACTTCGTGAGTGAGTCCAGTGCCATGTGGCCCACATCACAGAAGATGTCAAAGCTCTTATCCTCACGAGCCTTTTCCTCCCACTTGTCCTGGAGCCCAGAGATGGAGGGTAATGTCAGGGGGTCAGCTGGGCACTGAacccctgccctcaaggaccaACAACCTGTCCTTTCCCCCATGCACCAAGTCCCTGGCCTGGCCTCCATCCCGCTGGAATGTGGGGGTAAGGGCTTCAGGCTAGGGTGGGCCAGGAGGCAGGCCCACACAGCACACACAGACACTGAGCCAGGCAGCCTACCTAAGGGAAGAGGAGAGCTGAGAGGTGGGGatctccccagcccagcctgtgCATGATCAGGCCTGCAGGGATGCTGGGGAGGAGTTTTCTGCAAGGGGAATGACTAGCCTGGGTAACTTCTGGGGATGATCCAGACCTGAGACTCAGAGCCTGACCCCTGACCTTTGGCATCCCTTTCAGAGCTGAGTTGCTAATGACATTATTTTAGGCAGTTGTGGTAGGCAGAGAATGAGGAGGAAACACTTTTCAGATGTGAAGACCTTCCTAATATTCTCAAATATAGGCCTCCCTCCAGTCTGCCACAGGAGGAGCCTTACTGGGGCCTCACAGGGGCCTTTGACCTAGGAAGAGGGAGGCCTGGGTCTCCCAGTAAACATAAGGGCAGGCCTGCCCGGCCACTTGGAGCCTCAGCACCTGGTGTCGGGCGCAGCAAGGCTTGGCACTGCGACTGCAGGCAGAACGGGGCCTCAAACTTAGCAAATCTCCTCATGGCCCTTCCCCAGGGCGaactggaggtgggagggggtggtgcAGCAGCTCAGCCTCCAGGAGCCTGGCACTGGGAGCTCACCAGCATAGCGTGCGTGGAGTTGGCGAACACAGCCACGTAGGGTTTCAGCACATCGTAGTGGAAGCCAGGTGTGGGCAGCTTGCGGTGCTGATACCACTTGGGCCTCTGGAGCACCAGTAGGCCTTTCCCTGGGGAAGAGATGGCAGAGGGAAAGCTGGTCAGTGCACACagtcctgccccacccctggcAGCCTGGGGCGCCCACCCCAGTCCTCCTTGCCCCGTCGCACATCCCAACCCAGCTCTGCCTTCCAGCCACCCAGCCTCGCAGCCTCTGGTGACACCAGCCTTGGCCCTACCACCGCTCCCCGCCTCAGGCTTTTGCCTGGCCCACACCACCAATACAATCTCCTGGGATCCCACCCAGCGCCGCCGATTCCAGAAAGCTCTTCCTCATACTCACGTATCTTCCAGAGCCCTGGCTCTGCCTTTCCAGGGAAGAAGGTATACCCAGGAGGAGAAGGTACCTGAACCCCACTTCCCCAGCCAGCTGGGAGCTCTCTTACTTCTTCCCCTGTCTCCCCACAGGGCAGCTAAGCTTAGGGGGGGCACTTGGGGGCCAGGTGGTCCCATATGAGATAACAGACTGAGGGAGcacaaggcagagagagaagggacaggGAAGGATCCTGGTAATCTGGCACCAAGGGCAGGGAAGGCAGGTGTCCACTCACCAATCCACTGGAGGAAGAAGTCATACACATCCGCAGCCTTAGGATCtgttagagaaagagaagatCGGGTCATGCAGAAACAAGCAGATGCCCAGAGGAGGCTTATTGATCAATAGGATCAATAGGACTTCAGCTGCCCAGACTTAAGGTGCAGGCCCCAGGATTCCTACCCACTTGGAACCCTGAGCCCTTTGCTCTCAGGAAGCCCCACCATCTCCTGGGAGTCCTCATCCCCTCGGCTGTACACAGCTTTGGCATAGTCGGGCTCAGAGATGTTCAGGAAGCCAAGGAACTGTCCAAGCCAGAGTGGGTGGGCATAAGGGAACTGGTGGGCCCAGGATACCACCTTGTCCAGGCTCCCTGTCTGCTGGATCTGAAACGGTGACAGAAGACCAGGATACTCAGGAACACACTGTCACCAGCCAGGCCCTAGGTTCCTGAGCAAGGAAGGCAGGGGGCTGCCCAGACAGACCCTGGGAGCATCCTTCCCTCCGACATCCCTCTCCCAGCCAGTCACAGTCCTACACGTCTCTGGGGTCAGtcccctctccagccccagagACACCACTATAAGTCCAAGCCACCCTCTTGCTGTACCTGGGTGAGCTCAACAACCACAAGCTGGCCAACCTGCTTCCATCTGGTTCCTGTAATCAGCCCTCTATCTATGCTGCTCTGAGAAAGAGATTTCTTTTGGCATTAAAGCTGTTTTCATGAGAGTGGTAACACCAGCTTGCTGTGCAATGCAGAAATCTGCTCAATTCTGCCCCTGTTATGTCATTGGACACATTTTTCTTGAGGACCTATTATGTGCAGGGTACTGTCTAGATGTCTCAGGTCATGAGACAGACCTGGTCCTACCCTTTCCATGGGGCAGACCAATTATATTCAACTAAACAATCAAGGAGTGTGAATACACCCAGTAGTTAGTGCTAAGAAGGAAGCAGACAGTGTTATGAGAGAGACTAGCAGGGAGAATCTGCTTAGAGAGGGAGATCGGGGATGGCCCCTGGTTGGAGAGGACATTCAAGGTGAAACCCGGAAGATGACAAGCAGCTGGTGGTGCATACAGCAAGGGACAGCATTCCCGGTAAAGCAAACAACAAGCACCAAAGCTCTGGGGCAGGAAAAAGTAGTGGTGTCATCCAGAAGCTGCCACCTGGTGGGACGGTGGCCTGAGATGAGGCTGGAGATCATCCAGAGGGTAGTGTGTGCTCTTTGGTAGGTTTTCTCACCACATCTACTCACCCAGCGGTGTTTTCTGTAAATGGAGTATACAATAAATACTTTTATGAAacctgtttttttcatttaatgtgtcTTGTCCTTTTTTTCAAACTAGTGCATTTAACTGCTCCTcgatatttttaattactttaattgCACAGTATTCCACTGTAGTGatgtaccattatttatttacccattttcccCTATTCAGAGGGAGTCTTTCAGAGATACACTTAAAACCCGTCCGTGGCTTTCCCATCAGCCTCAGAATAAGGTCTGAGCTCTGGAGTTTATGAGGAGGTAGAGTCATGACTGATACGagagctgggatgtgaacccaggAAAGCTGACTTCACAGCCTGCAATCTTTGGAGCTTGGAAGATCTGCATTTGAATATTGATTTCCTCTATTTTTCAGatgtgtgaacttggacaagaTCTTTAGGCTCTCTGAATCTtactcttctcatctgtaaaatggggatgataacttACCTTATAAGATTATTTTGACATTAATTAAATCATGCAGGGCATGTGTTATTAGTTGAGGTCACGTGGCATTTAAAGCCCTTCACTGATATATTGTATGGGAGGGCTTGGCACTGGATCCTGCACAAGGTAAGCCCTTGACTCGAAGTTCCCTCCCCTTCTAGTTTACCTTTCCCCAacatcttcc
Proteins encoded in this region:
- the LOC118528922 gene encoding LOW QUALITY PROTEIN: cytochrome P450 4B1 (The sequence of the model RefSeq protein was modified relative to this genomic sequence to represent the inferred CDS: inserted 3 bases in 2 codons; substituted 1 base at 1 genomic stop codon) → MVSVLLSLSLSHLGLWAAGLISILGFFKLIRLLLRQMLARAMDSFPGPPTHWLFGHAQEIQQTGSLDKVVSWAHQFPYAHPLWLGQFLGFLNISEPDYAKAVYSRGDPKAADVYDFFLQWIGKGLLVLQRPKWYQHRKLPTPGFHYDVLKPYVAVFANSTHAMLDKWEEKAREDKSFDIFCDVGHMALDSLTKCTFGKGDSGPGHRDSRYYSAVSDLTLLMQQRIESSQYQNDFIYWFTPHGRCFLRACQAAHDHTDQVIKEXKAALQDEKEQQKIQSRRHLDFLDILLGAQDENGIKLSDTDLRAEVDTFMXDTTTSGICWLLYCMALHPEHQHRCWEEVCEILGDRDSFQRDDLGKMTYLTMCIKESFRLYPPXPQVYRQLSKFVNFVDGRSLLAGSLISLHIYALHRNSTVWPDPEQGLSSQVFDPLRFSPENVATCHPFAFMPFSAGPRNCIGQQFAMNEMKVVTALCLLRFEFALDPLRPPIKMPQLILRSKNGIYLRLKSLRPGSGK